A section of the Anabaena cylindrica PCC 7122 genome encodes:
- a CDS encoding LLM class flavin-dependent oxidoreductase has protein sequence MKTGLFCNYENHHQDARRAIFEQVLLVKQAENLDFEEAWVSEHHFNESNLSPSLLLLMAHLAGITSTIRLGTGAVLLPFHDPIRVAEDIATLDNLCSGRLAFGVAKGGPFPEQNKHFGVLMSESRVRMVEAIALIQKLLYETDVSFNGQFYQCDRLTVYPQPLQKPIPVYIASGDDDTIEYAAQNSFGLMGGPPFSLTRLKNTVSKYRQLNSSGADKLLLARFFFVAKTTDEAVSEALPFIRKFSQKMTANSTQVMQNSPQPQKPFDRTNICFEEDYLLENSIIGDVETCRDRIKKFQDELNLGTLALKPSSLSLQKNRESMQRYNQEVRNYV, from the coding sequence ATGAAAACAGGACTTTTCTGCAATTACGAAAATCATCACCAAGATGCCCGTCGCGCCATCTTTGAGCAAGTTTTACTGGTGAAACAGGCGGAAAATTTGGATTTTGAAGAAGCCTGGGTGAGTGAACATCATTTTAATGAATCGAATCTCAGCCCGTCACTTTTGCTGTTAATGGCACATTTGGCGGGTATTACGTCAACTATTCGCTTAGGGACGGGGGCAGTATTATTGCCGTTTCATGACCCCATTAGGGTGGCTGAGGATATTGCTACTTTGGATAATCTTTGTAGTGGTAGATTGGCTTTTGGAGTGGCTAAAGGTGGCCCTTTCCCTGAACAGAATAAGCATTTTGGGGTGTTGATGTCGGAATCCCGTGTGAGGATGGTGGAAGCGATCGCACTCATTCAAAAGCTATTATATGAAACTGACGTATCATTTAATGGACAATTCTATCAGTGCGATCGCTTGACGGTCTATCCCCAGCCGCTACAAAAACCAATTCCCGTCTATATTGCCAGTGGTGATGATGATACGATTGAATATGCTGCTCAAAATTCCTTCGGTTTAATGGGAGGGCCGCCCTTTTCCCTGACAAGATTGAAGAATACAGTCAGCAAATATCGGCAATTAAATTCCAGTGGTGCAGATAAATTGCTGTTAGCACGGTTCTTTTTTGTTGCTAAAACCACCGATGAAGCGGTGAGTGAAGCCTTACCTTTCATCCGCAAATTTAGCCAAAAAATGACAGCTAATTCCACTCAAGTAATGCAGAATAGTCCCCAGCCACAGAAACCATTTGATCGGACAAATATCTGTTTTGAGGAAGATTATTTGCTCGAAAATTCGATTATTGGCGATGTCGAAACCTGTCGCGACCGAATCAAGAAATTTCAAGATGAATTAAATCTCGGCACACTAGCGCTCAAACCCTCATCATTGTCTCTGCAAAAAAATCGAGAGAGTATGCAGCGCTACAATCAAGAGGTGCGAAATTATGTCTAA
- a CDS encoding class I SAM-dependent methyltransferase, protein MNNIINNKKQLFDRWASSYDWTFPSFIYQAIHKRLLSKVELPAKANVLDLGCGTGRLLDKLASQFSELRGTGLDLSPQMLRVARQNNRHRPRLIYLEGNAESLPFAEDQFDAVFSTISFLHYPQPEQVLSEITRVLSPGGRFYLVDITAQNNSAFQLMANSPAGIKFYSQEQREKIGSGAGLLCLGHYYLLGPVLLTIFAKPV, encoded by the coding sequence ATGAATAACATTATAAATAACAAAAAACAACTTTTTGACCGTTGGGCATCAAGTTACGATTGGACTTTTCCCTCTTTTATTTATCAAGCTATTCATAAAAGATTGCTTTCAAAAGTCGAATTACCAGCAAAAGCAAATGTACTTGATTTAGGTTGTGGAACTGGAAGACTACTAGATAAATTAGCAAGTCAATTTTCTGAATTGCGGGGGACAGGATTAGATTTATCTCCCCAAATGTTGCGGGTAGCTAGACAAAATAATCGTCATCGTCCCCGGTTAATTTATCTGGAAGGTAATGCGGAATCACTACCCTTTGCTGAAGATCAATTTGATGCCGTTTTTAGTACTATCAGTTTCTTGCATTATCCGCAACCAGAACAAGTTTTAAGTGAAATAACGCGGGTACTTTCTCCTGGTGGACGTTTTTATTTAGTTGATATAACTGCTCAGAATAATTCAGCATTTCAATTAATGGCTAATTCTCCGGCTGGAATTAAATTCTACAGTCAAGAACAGCGTGAAAAAATAGGTTCTGGTGCTGGACTTTTGTGTTTAGGTCACTACTATTTATTAGGGCCAGTTTTGTTGACTATTTTCGCTAAACCAGTATGA
- a CDS encoding sucrose-phosphate phosphatase, producing MKAFLFVTDLDDTLVGDKKSLNFLEQLNEELINHRKTYGTKIVYATGRSLTLYQQLINTQELLEPDALITAVGTEIYFNSNYKTPDLKWSSKLSIGWNRDLVEKIAANFEDLVLQKASEQLPFKVSYLVKEEAAKKVIPQLDNLLKKENIKFNLIYSGNFSGSENLESKNLDILPFDTDKGLAMKYLQNEWGHSAHETVVCGDSGNDIALFSRGEERGIIVGNALSELREWYTANKTDYRYLAKSFYAEGILEGLRHFQFI from the coding sequence ATGAAAGCATTTCTCTTCGTTACTGATTTAGATGACACGCTAGTAGGTGATAAAAAATCTTTAAACTTTTTAGAGCAATTGAACGAAGAATTAATAAATCATCGCAAGACATATGGAACTAAAATTGTTTATGCCACGGGGCGATCTCTAACTTTATACCAGCAACTGATAAACACACAAGAACTTTTAGAACCTGATGCTTTAATTACTGCTGTAGGAACTGAAATATACTTCAACTCTAATTACAAAACTCCCGACTTAAAATGGTCTAGTAAGTTATCAATTGGCTGGAATCGTGATTTGGTAGAGAAAATAGCCGCAAATTTTGAAGACTTAGTTCTTCAAAAAGCATCTGAACAACTTCCTTTTAAAGTTAGTTATCTTGTTAAGGAAGAAGCTGCTAAAAAAGTCATACCCCAACTCGATAATTTATTAAAAAAGGAAAACATTAAATTTAATTTAATCTACAGTGGAAACTTTAGTGGCAGCGAAAACCTGGAAAGCAAAAACCTGGATATTTTGCCTTTTGATACCGATAAAGGTTTAGCAATGAAGTATTTACAAAATGAATGGGGACATTCTGCTCACGAAACAGTTGTTTGTGGTGATTCAGGTAATGATATTGCCTTATTCAGCAGAGGAGAAGAAAGAGGTATTATTGTAGGAAATGCGCTTTCTGAATTACGGGAATGGTATACAGCAAACAAAACCGACTATCGCTATTTAGCAAAATCATTTTATGCTGAAGGTATTTTAGAAGGTTTGCGTCATTTTCAGTTTATTTAA
- a CDS encoding helix-turn-helix domain-containing protein translates to MTDSASNNTPELLSVAQTAKLLSVTRQRVHDLIKNGQIIAHKLGRYYYIEPAEIERYQNQPTGKPYQPRSTTSQQNSIDN, encoded by the coding sequence ATGACAGACTCTGCTTCTAACAACACTCCTGAGTTACTCTCGGTTGCTCAAACAGCCAAATTACTTAGCGTAACCCGTCAGCGAGTACACGACTTAATTAAAAATGGTCAGATCATAGCTCATAAACTTGGGCGTTATTACTACATAGAACCTGCTGAAATAGAGAGATATCAGAACCAGCCTACTGGAAAACCCTATCAACCTCGTAGCACAACTTCTCAACAAAACTCTATTGACAATTGA
- a CDS encoding DNA-methyltransferase: MLPFQLIVTDVATQKGLKQVYKSEYGILYQGDCLKLLSALPNESVDIIFADPPFNLGKEYGEGVNDKIDPNQYLIWSKQWLDESIRVLKSGGSLFVFNLPKWCIEYGGYLNQQGMCFRHWIACRMPKAFPRGKKMSPAHYGLLYYTKGEPAVFNKVYTPIQVCRHCGGEIRDYGGHRKKLNQNGINLMDVWDVPEDVWEDVSEANSNEVLWTLAEEMWIDIPAVRHRQHKKRVANELAPIMLERIIAMASNPGQIVVDPFAGSGTTFYAAEKLQRYWIGSEIGDTDPAVERLTDLANGIMEEWESARGSKKSKPRKTTALQLPIPYSI; this comes from the coding sequence ATGCTGCCTTTTCAACTGATTGTGACTGATGTTGCCACTCAAAAAGGATTAAAACAGGTTTACAAGAGTGAGTATGGGATTCTCTATCAGGGAGATTGTTTGAAACTTTTGTCAGCATTACCCAATGAATCTGTAGATATTATTTTTGCAGATCCACCTTTTAATCTTGGGAAAGAATATGGTGAAGGTGTTAACGATAAAATAGATCCAAATCAATATTTAATATGGTCGAAACAGTGGCTTGATGAAAGTATTCGAGTGCTTAAATCAGGTGGTAGTTTATTTGTATTTAACTTGCCAAAATGGTGTATAGAATATGGTGGATATCTGAATCAGCAAGGAATGTGTTTTCGTCATTGGATTGCTTGCAGAATGCCGAAAGCTTTTCCCAGAGGGAAAAAAATGTCTCCTGCTCACTACGGGTTACTCTATTACACTAAAGGGGAACCAGCAGTTTTCAATAAAGTTTACACCCCAATTCAAGTTTGTCGCCATTGCGGTGGAGAAATTCGTGATTATGGTGGACATCGCAAAAAACTTAACCAGAATGGTATTAACTTAATGGATGTTTGGGATGTGCCAGAAGATGTTTGGGAAGATGTCTCTGAAGCTAATTCTAATGAAGTTTTATGGACGTTGGCAGAAGAAATGTGGATTGACATTCCAGCAGTTCGGCATCGTCAACACAAAAAACGAGTTGCAAATGAACTTGCGCCAATTATGCTAGAGCGAATTATTGCAATGGCATCTAATCCGGGACAAATTGTGGTGGATCCATTTGCAGGATCTGGTACGACATTTTATGCAGCAGAAAAGTTACAACGTTACTGGATTGGTTCAGAAATCGGGGATACAGATCCAGCAGTAGAAAGATTAACTGATTTGGCTAACGGAATCATGGAAGAATGGGAATCGGCAAGAGGAAGTAAGAAATCAAAGCCACGTAAAACTACTGCACTGCAACTACCAATTCCTTACTCTATTTAA
- a CDS encoding restriction endonuclease BamHI, with product MKIVQEVSLISVGSFEESRDWSIIRSEIRDAISLIVHPPGTPNFTINPKRHGNGVKPIKEACMIALRDRFRWRLETPINYSTKSPGRVDATKVIDNYLFALEWETGNISSSHRAVNKMVLGLLRGVFLGTALVLPSRKIYPYLTDRIGNYEELEPYFDVWRAVQIQEGFLAIFVIEHDQLDNNVPTLTKGTDGRALV from the coding sequence ATGAAAATTGTTCAAGAAGTTTCTTTAATCAGTGTTGGGAGTTTTGAAGAATCAAGGGATTGGTCTATCATTCGTAGTGAAATTCGCGATGCTATATCTCTCATTGTCCATCCACCGGGTACACCCAACTTTACAATTAATCCCAAAAGACATGGTAACGGTGTCAAGCCAATAAAAGAAGCTTGCATGATTGCGTTGAGAGATAGATTTAGATGGAGGCTGGAAACTCCAATTAACTATTCAACCAAATCACCAGGAAGGGTGGATGCAACAAAGGTAATAGATAATTATCTTTTTGCTCTGGAGTGGGAAACAGGCAATATTTCCTCAAGTCATCGCGCAGTTAATAAGATGGTTCTCGGATTACTACGCGGTGTCTTTTTAGGTACTGCTTTGGTACTTCCTAGCCGAAAAATTTATCCTTACTTAACAGATAGAATTGGTAACTACGAAGAGTTAGAACCATACTTTGATGTTTGGCGAGCCGTTCAGATCCAAGAGGGTTTTCTGGCGATCTTCGTCATTGAACACGATCAGCTAGATAACAACGTACCAACACTTACTAAGGGAACAGATGGACGTGCATTAGTCTGA
- a CDS encoding VIT domain-containing protein, which yields MISTLEQQPSGLYIYTPNQQPIAFPLKHTEVKAQVVGNISRVEVTQSFENPFTTTLEATYIFPLPDEAAVDDMLIRIGDKMIKGSIKKRQEAQQIYEQAKQQGRTAGLLEQERDNIFTQSLANIQPGEQIDVIIRYTESLKFEGGNYEFVFPMVVGPRYIPGISIEDNTAGRGSAPAPMSLNQDTDLVPDASRLNAPILPAGTRSSHDINVTVEINAGVEIGHINSPSHHIQITRDGNLAQIQLGGGDTIPNKDLILRYQVAGENTQTSVLTQADERGGHFAVYLIPALQYQPDQFVPKDMVFLIDRSGSQSGAPLMQCQELMRRFIAGLNPHDTFSIIDFCDTTQQLSPVPLVNTPENRLRAINYINRLNAGGGTQMLRGIQTVLNFPVTDPVRLRNIVLLTDGYIGNENQIIAEVQRCLQPGTRLHSFGAGSSVNRFLLNRVAEIGRGIARIIRHDEPMNEVVEKFFRQINHPVFANIQLHWEGDGEFPIMYPSTPPDLFAEQPLVLFGRKPDGCAGKLHVTGMSGDGRRSQYVFNINFQVMGNPAIAQLWGRSRIKDLMNQMVSGDTKVGVEAVTNTALTYQLLSQYTAFVAVSDEVRVHPYPASVSMQVPVEMPAGVSQQGIFGNAVPGGMVTKKVTRRESLSRPQPSMYAAPAPESLAKDEFSNLETVLFEPEMSAKRATRSEPLLDDESINLFADMPEGSLNEGSLDEPRGRGYPAASIQQPINNAETEELEELKALLEGDEPAPRLQVVKIKGLTRSMIYEITHYLQSIALPEDMSGELVFEFQINQGRVRQLVLDEQASSVTKQSLIELIKRSLLTWRPSQIITSSVVLTIQIQS from the coding sequence ATGATTAGCACATTAGAACAGCAACCCAGTGGTTTATACATTTACACCCCTAACCAACAACCTATAGCTTTTCCCCTCAAACACACCGAAGTCAAAGCTCAAGTTGTCGGTAATATCTCACGGGTAGAAGTTACTCAAAGCTTTGAAAACCCTTTTACTACTACCTTAGAAGCTACCTATATCTTCCCCTTACCTGATGAAGCTGCTGTTGATGATATGCTGATTCGGATTGGTGACAAAATGATCAAAGGTAGTATTAAAAAACGCCAAGAAGCACAGCAAATTTACGAGCAAGCGAAACAACAAGGACGCACAGCCGGACTTCTTGAACAAGAACGAGACAATATTTTCACCCAATCCCTCGCTAACATTCAACCCGGTGAGCAAATTGATGTGATTATTCGCTACACCGAAAGTCTTAAATTTGAGGGTGGAAATTATGAGTTTGTCTTTCCGATGGTTGTTGGCCCCCGTTACATTCCAGGCATAAGTATTGAAGACAATACAGCCGGGAGAGGTTCAGCACCTGCACCCATGTCTCTCAATCAAGATACCGATTTAGTCCCAGATGCTTCTCGCTTGAATGCTCCCATCCTCCCCGCAGGTACACGTTCTAGCCATGATATTAATGTCACCGTGGAAATTAACGCTGGAGTAGAAATAGGTCATATTAACTCACCCTCTCATCATATCCAAATTACCCGTGACGGAAATCTGGCACAAATACAACTAGGAGGTGGAGACACCATACCCAATAAAGACCTAATTCTACGTTACCAAGTAGCAGGGGAAAACACACAAACCAGTGTACTCACCCAAGCAGATGAACGGGGTGGACATTTTGCTGTTTACCTAATTCCTGCACTCCAGTACCAGCCAGATCAGTTTGTCCCCAAAGATATGGTGTTTTTGATTGACAGATCCGGCTCTCAAAGTGGCGCACCATTGATGCAATGTCAGGAATTAATGCGCCGGTTTATCGCTGGACTCAATCCCCATGACACCTTTAGCATTATTGATTTTTGCGATACTACACAGCAACTTTCACCTGTTCCCCTCGTTAATACTCCTGAAAATCGCTTACGGGCAATTAATTATATCAATCGCTTAAATGCAGGTGGAGGAACGCAGATGTTACGGGGGATTCAAACTGTGTTAAATTTCCCAGTCACAGATCCAGTCCGTTTAAGAAATATTGTCCTACTCACTGATGGCTATATCGGTAATGAGAACCAGATTATTGCCGAAGTACAACGTTGTCTGCAACCAGGAACTAGACTGCATAGCTTTGGTGCTGGTAGTTCTGTGAATCGGTTCTTGCTAAATCGAGTTGCGGAAATAGGCAGGGGTATTGCTCGCATTATCCGCCATGATGAGCCGATGAATGAGGTGGTGGAAAAATTCTTCCGTCAAATTAATCATCCCGTTTTTGCTAATATCCAATTGCATTGGGAAGGTGATGGTGAGTTTCCCATCATGTATCCTTCCACACCACCAGATTTATTTGCTGAACAGCCTTTAGTGCTATTTGGACGTAAACCCGATGGTTGTGCTGGCAAGTTGCACGTTACAGGTATGAGTGGGGATGGTAGACGCTCTCAATACGTCTTTAATATCAATTTTCAGGTTATGGGTAATCCTGCTATTGCACAACTTTGGGGACGTTCCCGCATTAAGGATTTGATGAATCAGATGGTGAGTGGTGATACAAAGGTCGGTGTGGAAGCAGTGACAAATACGGCATTAACCTATCAATTGCTATCCCAATATACTGCTTTTGTTGCTGTCAGTGATGAAGTTAGAGTTCATCCTTACCCAGCTTCTGTGTCTATGCAAGTACCTGTAGAAATGCCGGCAGGTGTCAGCCAACAGGGTATTTTTGGTAATGCTGTTCCTGGGGGAATGGTAACTAAAAAAGTTACAAGAAGGGAATCTCTCTCACGTCCTCAACCTTCCATGTATGCTGCACCCGCACCTGAATCATTAGCAAAAGATGAGTTTAGTAATCTGGAAACTGTGTTATTTGAACCTGAGATGTCAGCTAAACGTGCAACTAGATCAGAACCATTACTAGATGATGAATCGATCAATCTCTTTGCTGATATGCCAGAAGGTAGTCTAAATGAAGGTAGTCTAGATGAACCAAGAGGACGTGGTTATCCTGCTGCATCTATTCAGCAACCAATTAACAATGCTGAAACCGAAGAGTTAGAAGAACTAAAAGCTTTACTAGAAGGAGATGAACCAGCACCACGTTTACAGGTAGTGAAGATCAAAGGACTAACTCGGTCAATGATCTATGAGATTACTCATTATCTACAATCAATTGCATTACCTGAAGATATGAGTGGTGAGTTAGTGTTTGAGTTTCAGATTAATCAGGGACGGGTGAGACAGTTAGTACTGGATGAGCAAGCTTCTTCTGTGACCAAACAAAGTTTGATTGAATTAATTAAGCGATCGCTCCTCACTTGGCGACCTTCCCAAATTATCACCAGTTCCGTTGTTTTGACAATCCAAATTCAATCCTAA
- the dusB gene encoding tRNA dihydrouridine synthase DusB produces MLSLSPTLQARLSQPLKIGSFEVKSRVLQSPLSGVTDLVFRRLVRRYAPESMMYTEMVNATGLHYVTQLPKIMEVDPNERPISIQLFDCRPDFLAEAAIKAVAEGADTVDINMGCPVNKITKNGGGSSLLRQPEIAEAIVREVVKAVEVPVTVKTRIGWNDQEITILDFAKRMEDAGAKMITVHGRTRAQGYNGNARWEWIARVKEILSIPVIGNGDIFSVEAAVKCLEETGADGVMCSRGTLGYPFLVGEVDHFLKTGELLPAPNAIQRLECAREHLYALWEYKGDRGVRQARKHMTWYAKGFMGAAELRGQLSLVETVQQGLDLIDRAMEKLAAGYEPEADEPAYLAMV; encoded by the coding sequence ATGCTTTCCCTCTCCCCCACTCTCCAAGCTAGACTTTCCCAACCTCTAAAAATTGGCTCATTTGAGGTTAAAAGCCGTGTTTTGCAGTCCCCATTATCGGGGGTGACAGATTTGGTATTTCGGCGTTTAGTGCGTCGTTATGCACCAGAATCAATGATGTATACCGAAATGGTGAATGCGACGGGATTACACTACGTCACGCAGTTACCCAAAATCATGGAGGTAGATCCCAACGAACGCCCAATTAGCATTCAGTTGTTTGATTGTCGTCCTGATTTCCTGGCTGAAGCAGCAATAAAAGCTGTTGCTGAAGGTGCGGATACAGTTGATATTAATATGGGTTGTCCAGTTAATAAAATCACCAAAAATGGTGGTGGTTCTTCCTTACTGCGACAACCGGAAATCGCAGAGGCAATTGTGCGGGAAGTTGTCAAAGCTGTTGAGGTTCCTGTGACAGTAAAAACCCGAATTGGTTGGAATGATCAGGAAATTACTATTCTTGATTTTGCCAAACGCATGGAAGATGCCGGGGCGAAAATGATTACCGTGCATGGACGTACCCGCGCTCAAGGTTACAATGGCAATGCCCGTTGGGAATGGATTGCACGGGTGAAAGAAATACTTTCGATTCCGGTAATTGGTAATGGGGATATTTTCTCTGTAGAAGCAGCAGTGAAATGTCTAGAAGAAACTGGTGCAGATGGGGTAATGTGTTCTCGTGGAACTTTGGGTTATCCGTTTTTGGTGGGTGAAGTTGATCACTTCCTGAAAACTGGGGAATTATTACCAGCACCAAATGCGATTCAACGCTTGGAATGTGCCAGAGAACATTTATATGCTTTATGGGAATATAAGGGTGATAGAGGTGTGCGTCAAGCCCGTAAACATATGACTTGGTATGCTAAAGGCTTTATGGGTGCGGCAGAATTGCGCGGACAGTTAAGTTTAGTGGAAACCGTGCAGCAAGGTTTGGATTTAATTGATAGAGCAATGGAAAAACTGGCAGCTGGTTATGAACCAGAAGCAGACGAACCAGCATATTTAGCAATGGTGTGA